A stretch of Bacteroidales bacterium DNA encodes these proteins:
- a CDS encoding P-II family nitrogen regulator: MKEIKAFVRPNKVNEIVHHLIDNDFENITLSSAEGTGKLQDENAFVSQKFSVTDSPMAKIVMVIEKAKVNTVVSIISEYGKTLNPGDGIIYVSNVEKAYRVKTGLENGEE, translated from the coding sequence ATGAAAGAAATAAAAGCATTTGTAAGACCAAATAAAGTGAATGAAATTGTTCACCATTTAATCGACAATGATTTTGAGAACATTACGCTTTCTTCGGCAGAAGGTACGGGAAAACTGCAAGATGAAAACGCATTTGTTTCGCAGAAATTTTCTGTTACCGATAGTCCAATGGCCAAAATTGTGATGGTTATTGAGAAAGCAAAAGTTAATACGGTGGTAAGTATCATTTCAGAATATGGAAAAACATTAAACCCCGGTGACGGGATTATTTATGTTTCCAATGTTGAAAAAGCTTACCGGGTAAAAACGGGACTGGAAAACGGCGAAGAATAA